A single window of Gossypium hirsutum isolate 1008001.06 chromosome A10, Gossypium_hirsutum_v2.1, whole genome shotgun sequence DNA harbors:
- the LOC107934188 gene encoding uncharacterized protein, with protein MSNENLYISQQLLQISEPISDASSICHHLQHFFLVFWVRNRSVKSVLDFSANFSKKEFISAPVFKKNLPPFLFLSAGPEGPVGTPVPVRRRLPPCTVARTRKKGASGRSHDSGGAAGAPVAVDVTRADLGVQMLQGFIDSRARRASSCGSYRNIGWQA; from the exons ATGAGCAACGAGAATCTCTACATCAGTCAACAGCTTTTGCAGATTTCTGAACCTATCAGTGATGCATCAAGCATTTGTCATCATTTACAACACTTCTTCCTGGTCTTTTGGGTAAGGAACAGATCAGTAAAATCGGTCTTGGACTTTAGCG caaatttttcaaaaaaagaattCATTTCAGCacctgtttttaaaaaaaaccttccaccttttctttttctctctgcaGGGCCTGAGGGTCCAGTGGGAACTCCAGTTCCGGTCCGCCGCCGTCtaccaccgtgcacggtggccagAACTcgaaaaaaag GTGCAAGTGGACGGAGCCATGACAGTGGCGGTGCTGCAGGCGCGCCAGTGGCGGTGGACGTGACAAGGGCAGACCTAG GTGTACAAATGTTGCAGGGATTCATTGACTCCAGAGCAAGAAGGGCAAGTAGTTGTGGATCAT ACAGGAACATTGGCTGGCAAGCTTGA